One region of Salvia miltiorrhiza cultivar Shanhuang (shh) chromosome 3, IMPLAD_Smil_shh, whole genome shotgun sequence genomic DNA includes:
- the LOC131014932 gene encoding CDP-diacylglycerol--glycerol-3-phosphate 3-phosphatidyltransferase 2-like, with protein MPGALKFTNSVILHPHQPYTFLVPSSSATTTGQSTATIRLNHSVGWWRRKTAFSPPAHRRIASRSGREHLLFSSDSQNGEVDRKLFCNSNTNFGSKMCATVDGKAESQSDVSSPTQKLTGKPPAQPAKLLTLPTILTIGRVAAVPLLVGTFYVESWWGPAVTTGIFIAAAFTDWLDGYLARKMDLGTPFGAFLDPVADKLMVAATLILLCTRPFEAGGLGHAPWLLTIPAIAIIGREITMSAVREWAAAQDRELLEAVAVNNLGKWKTASQMSALTILLAARDGSIIGAKTFAYSGVLLLYISAWLALWSLVVYMSKIWKVLLRQ; from the exons ATGCCTGGCGCTCTTAAATTCACCAATTCTGTTATCCTACACCCCCACCAACCCTATACATTTCTCGTcccctcctcctccgccaccaccaccggccAATCGACGGCAACTATCCGGCTAAATCACTCCGTCGGCTGGTGGCGCAGGAAAACCGCATTCTCGCCTCCGGCGCACCGTAGAATCGCTTCGCGGAGCGGCCGGGAACATCTCCTATTCTCATCGGATTCTCAAAACGGAGAAGTAGATAGAAAGTTGTTTTGCAATTCGAATACTAATTTCGGTTCCAAAATGTGCGCCACCGTCGATGGCAAGGCCGAGAGCCAATCCGACGTGTCGTCGCCCACGCAGAAGCTAACCGGAAAACCGCCCGCGCAGCCGGCGAAGCTGCTTACATTGCCTACGATATTGACGATTGGCCGCGTCGCCGCGGTGCCGCTCCTTGTAGGCA CATTTTATGTTGAGAGCTGGTGGGGACCTGCTGTTACAACTGGTATTTTCATTGCGGCAGCCTTTACAGATTGGCTCGATGGATACCTTGCTCGAAAG ATGGATTTGGGAACTCCATTTGGTGCGTTTTTGGATCCAGTGGCAGATAAG CTTATGGTTGCTGCCACATTGATCTTGTTGTGTACCAGACCTTTCGAAGCTGGTGGGTTAGGGCATGCACCATGGTTGTTAACTATACCTGCTATTGCTATAATTGGCAGAGAG ATTACTATGTCCGCTGTTAGGGAATGGGCTGCTGCTCAGGACAGAGAGCTTCTTGAG GCTGTTGCAGTCAATAATTTGGGGAAGTGGAAAACTGCCTCACAGATGAGTGCACTAACCATCCTCTTGGCTGCCAGAGATGGCAG TATCATTGGAGCCAAAACCTTCGCTTATTCCGGGGTTTTGTTGCTATATATTTCGGCATGGCTTGCCTTATGGTCACTGGTCGTGTATATGAGTAAGATATGGAAAGTGCTTCTGAGGCAGTAA